Within Commensalibacter nepenthis, the genomic segment TACAACAAATGAAAAGTTTGGAGGAAATAACGCTCTATATTTACTTAATAAACAACAAACACTTGGTTTTAAAGATAATAGATGGCTCACAGAAAAAGAAATTAATAAAATTGAAGGAGCAGAATTAAAACCAGATGTTACGCCATTAAAGATACCTTTTGTTGTGTCAAACGCAGGTATAACAAAAGTTATACCTTTAAATATTTATAATGTTGCACAGGTTAATAACCTATCATTAGATAGAATAGAAAATCAACCGTGGAAGGATGTAGAAGTTATAGAAGATTTACTTTTACAAACTGGGGCAAAAATAGAACATATATTATCAGACTTTGCTGGTTATGATTTTAGAAAAGATACTATCTTGATGCCTGCAAAGGAACAGTTTCCGTCAGAAGGGGCTTATTACAATACTGTTTTACATGAGTTGCAACACTGGACAGGACATGAGGATAGGTTAAATAGACTACCCTCTAAAGATAACCAAGAATACGCAAGAGAGGAAATTGTAGCAGAAATTGGAAATATGTTGTTGCAACAAGAATTGGGAGTTAAAGCCATTCAAGCTAATTCTCAATATAGAGCAAAGATTAAAGAAGAATTACAAGATTATTTAAACAATGATCCAAAAGAAATTTTACCTGCCGTTAAGAAGGCGCAACAATCTGTTGATTTTATATTAAACTCAGCAAACCAAAAACAAAACTTACAAGAAGATTTAAAAGAAAAACAACCTAAATCACTAAGTGGTGAAATAGATAAAATTCTATTCAATTTTAAAAATATTCAAAATGATGCACCAAGCAGTAACAATATAAAAGAAGATAAGGTAGCAAAAAGGGGATTAAGGAAATGATCGATAAAAAAAGTAATAATATAGATGATATTTTTATTCCAAATGCAGAGGTTCAAGTGTCACTAAAAGAGGCTATTGATAATGGAGCAATAGAAGAACATGCTATTTCATTAGAGGATGTTTTGGAATCTTCTGTTGACTTAGTAGAGGACGATCAGAATGTTGAAGAATAATGATGATCAAGCCAAAGAATTTGCTGATTTAATTATCAAGCAATTAAAGCAAGGAACTGCACCTTGGCAAAAACCTTGGGGAGCGGATAAGCATTTTATGCCTTATAACCCAAAATCAGATATTAATTATTCAGGTGTAAATGCTTTGATCTTAATGGCAGAAGAAAATCAAAAGCAATACTCTGATAATCGTTGGATGACTTACAAACAGGCTGGAGAAATGGGGGGGCAAGTCAGAAAGGGTGAGAAAGGAACACTTCTTAAATATTGGCGTTTCACAGAAAGCATTACCAAAAAAGATGAAAATGGACAGCCAATTTTAGATAAAGATGGAAAAGAAGTTAAAGAGCAAGTTCGTTTAAAACAACCTAAAGTTAATACCTTTGTTGTCTTTAATGCTAATCAAATTGATGGTTTACCGCCACCTAAAGAAAGACAAAAATTTCCACCTTGGGAAACTGTTAAACGAATTGATGAAGTTATAAAAAACAGTGGTGCTAAGATAGAACATAAAGATGGTAATAGGGCATTTTATAAACCATCCGAAGATAAAATTGTAATGCCTCATAAAGAACAATTTAAATCAGAAAAGCAATATTATGGCACATTATTACATAAAGTTGGACATTGGACAGGGCATGAAGATAGATTAAATCGAGATATGAAGCATCCTTTTGGGTCTGTTGAGTATGCTAAGGAAGAATTAAGAGCAGAAATTACAAGCATGATGCTTGAAGATAAATTTGCGATTGGAAATAATAGAAGGGATGAACAACATGCTTCTTATATTCAATCTTGGATTAAGGTTTTAGAAGAAGATCCAAAAGAAATTTTTAGAGCAGCAGCGGATGCTCAAAAAATGACTAATTTTGTTATGCAATTCGCTTCTCAAAAGCAAAATCTGCAAGAAGATTTAAAAGAAAACCAACAAGCAATGTCAGACAGAATATTTCTTAATGTTCCCTTTGAGGAAAAAGAACAGGTTAAATTACTTGGTGCAAAATGGGATAAAACAGAGAAAAAATGGTATGCGCCAGAAAATGAAGATTTAAAATTTTTTGAGAAGTGGACTACTAATCAAGAAGATTTAAAAGAAAACCAACAAAAAATAATATCTTCATATCAAGAGTCCCCACAAAACCAATTTAAAAACAAGCTCTTAGAGGCTGGTCTTATTGTTACCGATATTCAAATGGACGGAAAAACACATAGAGTTCCAGTGCAAGGAGATAAGAAAGGTGCAAAAAGCGGATCATATAGAGGATATTTAGATGGGCGACCAGCAGGATCATTTACAAATTATAAAACAGGGCAACAAGAAAATTGGAAAGCTAATGCAGATCAGAGTCTGTCCCAAGAAGAAAAACAGGCATTAATCCAACAAGCCAAGATAAATAAAGAAAAAAGAGAAAAAGAGGTTAAAGAGCAACATAATAAAATAGCAAGTATATCTAATGAAATTTTAAAAGCAGCAATTCCTGCAAATAGTGATCACAATTATTTAAAGAAAAAACAAATTAATTCCGATTTTATATTTCAGGCAAATGACGAAACTATTCAAAAAGCAAATGAATTATTGGAAGAGCATCATAATATAAAAAGCGGTGATTTATTAGTGCCGATGGTTAATTCTAATAATGAAGTAAGGTCGTTACAAATTATAAAAGAGAACGGTTTTAAAGGTTTCCTTGCGGGAGGGCAAGTTACAAGTTTATATGCTAGTCTTGGTAAAAAACAAGAAAGTAAGCCAATTTGGATTGCTGAGGGATTGGCAACAGGAAAATCATTGTACGAAGCAACAGGGGATCAAGTTATTATCGCTTTTAACGCTTCTAATTTAAGCAGTGTTAGTGAAGAAATTAGAAAAGCAAATCCAAATAGTGATATTTACATTGCAGCTGATAATGATAGGCATTTACCTCTTAAAGAACATCCCCTTCCCAATATAGGTCTTGAAAAAGCAGAAGATGCCGCACAAAAAGTAAATGGTTTGGTTATCCTTCCAACATTTGGAGCAGATCAAGATGGTATTGATTGGAACGATATAGCTGTTAAAGATGGTGTTGATGGGTTAATGCGAGAATTGAAAGATAGTGTTAATCGAGCAATCATTAAAGACAATATTAATAAACTAAATCAAGGTGAAGACAAAGAAAGTTTAGCTGAGCAAACAGAAAAAAAATTAGACGTAACACAGGATGCTATAGCTTCTTTTAGAGATTTTAAAGGTGAAAAACAAATTCAATCTTCTATTATTAACAAGACTATTGATGTTAATGTTGATATTGAAACAAAAGAAACGAAGCATAATATCCATGAAAAAACGCAAAAATTATCAAGAAGAATAGGTAGATAAACAAATAAAAAATATTTACATATTTACATATATATGTATAATTGTATTTATGTAAATATTATTGTTGAGGTTACTATGAAAATAATTACAAGTATTGCTATTAGTATCCTTACTCTTGCCCTTCTATTAAAGGTAGGAGGGTTTAGAATTAATAGTACACCTAGTGAGCCTATGGGAATATGGCGAAGTACGAATTATGCGAATAAAGGTGATTTAGTCGAAGCATGTATTCCTCCAACAGCAACCATGATAGAAGCTAGAAAAAGAGGTTATTTGCTTAGTGGAAAATGTAAAGGAAACCTAGCCCCCGTAATCAAAAGAATAGTGGCTATAGAAGGGGATAGTGTTAGTATCGAACTAAATGGTTTATCTATAAATGGCGTTTTATTTTCTAGTAATTTAGCTTTAAAAGATTCGGATAATCGTCCTTTAAAACCAGCATTTCTAGGTAATTACCTTTTAAAAAAGAATGAAGTTTTTTTAGCCTCTAATTATACAGATAAGTCATTTGATTCTCGTTATTTTGGTGTTATAAATAAAAATAATATTTTACATGGAATGAAAGCTATTTTGGTTACAAATTGGAAGCCTAAAGGTTATTAAGAAGTATCGCAATGTATTTAGGAGTTGAAACTATGAGTTCTGATAATGAAATTCACCATTTAATAATTACTGGTGGAGGGAAAGGAAAAAGTGTTTTAGAAGATTTCCTAAAAAAAATAATGATACAATTCAAGTTATTGATATTTCTCAATCAAAGGAAGATGTCGAAAATAAAATATATGAAAAATATAATGATAAAAGACTAACAGCAATTAAAATTGCTTTTTTAAAATATACTCCTCCTGAAATTTTTGATGAATTAGATAGGTTACATGATGTTTTAATGGAGATTTTTAATATTGATCCTAGTGATGAAATGATAAAATCGTTATTTATGCTATTACCTGATGAAATTATAGGAATGGGAATATGTAATGGTTTTGATGATACAATGATAGGAGATGAAATATACACTTTTATTGAGGAGAATAAAACGGATATACAAGTTAAATTGAATATTTCAAATAAGCTAGGATAAAATTAATGTTTAAATTATCAAAAATATCAATATCCATTCTAACTTTTATTACACTATCATGTATGCAAGCAATGGCAGCAATAGCATGTGTATTTTATTTGATACTCGCTATTTTCTTTGGGCATTTTTTTAAATTCCTTTTTATCTCTATTGAGATGGCTGTTTTGGTTTATTTAATACATATTGGTTTAAAAGCTATTGATGGGGGGTTTAGTTATAGACTAATAAAATCAATTGGAGATATAGCAAAAAAAAGGAACAACTATTAATATAGTTATTCCTTATAAATACGAGCATAGAAAAAGAAATTAAAAAATTTATTACAATACCGTTCCCCATTGAGCTTGAATTAAAGCTACCCATTGCATATTAACAGCTGCACCAGGACAAGACATTAAATATTGTCGTCTCAACTCTGCCGTATGTCCTGGTAAATATCCCCAAGGGGCATAAACAACTATACTAAAATAATCAGCTATGGGCGCAGAACAACCGCCTGCTGGTGTGCCATTTCCAACCAAACCAGACATGCAGGTTAAACTTGCACATGGATTTTTAGCTTGTACAGGTTCATACATACAAATCGATATAAATAAAACTGATAATGAATAAATAACTTTTTTCATGACTTAACCATAAAAGAACATTGGCCATTAAAATCACGCCTTATTTTATTACTACAAAAAAATATGCGTTTTAATATGTACACACACATTACAGTGATTATAATAACTCTTTTATTCTGATCATTTAACATTCTAGTGTCTCCTTATATTATCTTTTAATTGTTTTTTTGAGTAATGTAGTGAACATCACCATTTCCCCAACGATCTTGATATGCTGGTAAAACCATATCTTTTCTAACCATAATATTAAACTTATACCCCGGTCTTATTGTAACCGTTGGTGGAATATTTAAACCTCGTTCAGCAAGCTGCATACCAAGTTGTCCAGTTTGCATACCGACTTGAGCTGCGACAATTTGCTGTGCATTATAGCCATTATTTCCCGTATTATTGCTTCCTAATGTATTGGGGTTTTGAGATAATTGAACACCAGCACTAAATGCAGAGACCAAAAGTGCATTTCCCATAATCTTCCACCAATGTGTATTCACTTTATCTTTAAAACCAGAATTCCCAGAAACATCAGCTCCTTGCATACTTCCTAAATCAACAGAGCTTTGATCTGGAAAAATTATTCTATCAAATACAACATCTATTCTATTTTGGCCGTATGATACTGTCTGCCTAAAAAAACCAACGATTGATGATCCTTGAGGAATTAATACTGTATTTCCTGTTGCACTATCGTAAACATTTTGACGTACTTGGGCTTTAATCATACCTGGTTTATCAGAGTTTATTGCCCCAATTAAAGCTGCTGGTATAATGGTTCCCTCTTTAACTTCTAAAGCATTACGTGCACCTGTGCGATAACTCGTTAAATAATTGCTATCTACAGGTTTTGAGTTATTTTGCAAATTCTTACCGTTATCTGTATAAAAATCTTTATCATGAATTTCTATACTTGTTTTTGTTGTTAAAGCACTACCTACTTCTTGATTTCTCTGTTGTTGTAATTGTTGTTGCGCTTGATAGTATGCTTGCCATTGCTGACTATATGGACTTACAGGCTGAGGCATTACAACAGGTTGGGAAGGAGGAGAGGCTGTTGAGGTTGATGTCGAAGACGCTGTATCTGTTTTATTACCATCTTTTGAAGGTTGGGGCTTTGGTTTTCTACTCGTATCAAATGTTTTATCTGGCGTTGTTGCTGCTGTCATATTAGATGTATCATCAGTTGTTGAGTTAGATTGATGATGATGGCTGCGTTGATTGGCTGTATATAAAATAGTTAATAACATTACAACACCAACGCCACTTCCTATTAAAATGGGAACTTTATTTACCTTTCTAACACCAACTCCCCTTTTGGGTGGTTCTGTTTTTGCCGATAAAGAAGAAGGGGTATTTTTAGGGTTTAATAAATCGTTTTCATCTGTCATTAAACTATTCCATTACTGAATAGGGGCTATTAGGTATAAAATTACCATCTTGTGCTTTACTAAATACCCTTGAAATAAGTTTATTTTTAATAAACATCCGCACCATGATTGATTGATTATATTTATCATCTGGCTCTATCCAATAACGTATTTCATAAGCATTTTGTGGACGAGCTGTTGAACTCGGAGCAATCGCAAAACCATATTGTCTTAAAGCATTTTCAATAGATTGATTAAGCTCATTATTTTGCGGTGCTGGGTTTACCCAAATTAATGCTGATCCTGCTGGTAAAACAGTTGAAGTATATTTTGCAATATCATTACTAATAACAGAGTAAGATTGCTGTTGAACATTTTCAGAATAAGAGGATTTTGGATTATATGTACTACAAGCTGATAAAGCTAATAATGTAAATATAAAAAAAATTTTATTAATTTTCATGTTTTATAGTTACTTTCTCTTTTGAACTACCAACACCTAAAACTAATTCTGCTTTATTTAATACCTTATCAACAACATAAGTATTGCCTTCTTTTCGATAGTTTACAAGTTCTTGTGTAGGGCTTGAAAAAATACCGCCATCATTTGCTAAAGCTAATAAACTTGGAGCATCGCCAGATGCCATACTAGCTGGAAATTGAATAAAAGTATGAACACCATCGCTATATACTCTTGTTGGTCTCCATGATGTTTTACCTTTTATTTTATACTTAAAATCAAGTTGTGAAACATCTCTTCCATTTTCCATTGTGTTATCTTGTTTGGCTTGAGCTTGCTGTGCGTAATATTCATTCCATTGCTTCTGCACTTCTTCTGGATATGAAAATTCTGAAATTGCCATACTTCTATTTTGTGCAGCTACAGATACCAAATTTATTGCATAAACCCTTTTATTTGTCATGATTGCAAGCGTTGTTCTTAATCCAGCATCCGTTGGTTTTATAACTAAAACCATACGATCACCT encodes:
- a CDS encoding zincin-like metallopeptidase domain-containing protein, yielding MMKNNNLEIISNDIIKQLDKIITSSYKPWISPDQLIPVRYTTNEKFGGNNALYLLNKQQTLGFKDNRWLTEKEINKIEGAELKPDVTPLKIPFVVSNAGITKVIPLNIYNVAQVNNLSLDRIENQPWKDVEVIEDLLLQTGAKIEHILSDFAGYDFRKDTILMPAKEQFPSEGAYYNTVLHELQHWTGHEDRLNRLPSKDNQEYAREEIVAEIGNMLLQQELGVKAIQANSQYRAKIKEELQDYLNNDPKEILPAVKKAQQSVDFILNSANQKQNLQEDLKEKQPKSLSGEIDKILFNFKNIQNDAPSSNNIKEDKVAKRGLRK
- the traF gene encoding conjugative transfer signal peptidase TraF — protein: MKIITSIAISILTLALLLKVGGFRINSTPSEPMGIWRSTNYANKGDLVEACIPPTATMIEARKRGYLLSGKCKGNLAPVIKRIVAIEGDSVSIELNGLSINGVLFSSNLALKDSDNRPLKPAFLGNYLLKKNEVFLASNYTDKSFDSRYFGVINKNNILHGMKAILVTNWKPKGY
- a CDS encoding zincin-like metallopeptidase domain-containing protein, which translates into the protein MLKNNDDQAKEFADLIIKQLKQGTAPWQKPWGADKHFMPYNPKSDINYSGVNALILMAEENQKQYSDNRWMTYKQAGEMGGQVRKGEKGTLLKYWRFTESITKKDENGQPILDKDGKEVKEQVRLKQPKVNTFVVFNANQIDGLPPPKERQKFPPWETVKRIDEVIKNSGAKIEHKDGNRAFYKPSEDKIVMPHKEQFKSEKQYYGTLLHKVGHWTGHEDRLNRDMKHPFGSVEYAKEELRAEITSMMLEDKFAIGNNRRDEQHASYIQSWIKVLEEDPKEIFRAAADAQKMTNFVMQFASQKQNLQEDLKENQQAMSDRIFLNVPFEEKEQVKLLGAKWDKTEKKWYAPENEDLKFFEKWTTNQEDLKENQQKIISSYQESPQNQFKNKLLEAGLIVTDIQMDGKTHRVPVQGDKKGAKSGSYRGYLDGRPAGSFTNYKTGQQENWKANADQSLSQEEKQALIQQAKINKEKREKEVKEQHNKIASISNEILKAAIPANSDHNYLKKKQINSDFIFQANDETIQKANELLEEHHNIKSGDLLVPMVNSNNEVRSLQIIKENGFKGFLAGGQVTSLYASLGKKQESKPIWIAEGLATGKSLYEATGDQVIIAFNASNLSSVSEEIRKANPNSDIYIAADNDRHLPLKEHPLPNIGLEKAEDAAQKVNGLVILPTFGADQDGIDWNDIAVKDGVDGLMRELKDSVNRAIIKDNINKLNQGEDKESLAEQTEKKLDVTQDAIASFRDFKGEKQIQSSIINKTIDVNVDIETKETKHNIHEKTQKLSRRIGR
- a CDS encoding TrbI/VirB10 family protein, encoding MTDENDLLNPKNTPSSLSAKTEPPKRGVGVRKVNKVPILIGSGVGVVMLLTILYTANQRSHHHQSNSTTDDTSNMTAATTPDKTFDTSRKPKPQPSKDGNKTDTASSTSTSTASPPSQPVVMPQPVSPYSQQWQAYYQAQQQLQQQRNQEVGSALTTKTSIEIHDKDFYTDNGKNLQNNSKPVDSNYLTSYRTGARNALEVKEGTIIPAALIGAINSDKPGMIKAQVRQNVYDSATGNTVLIPQGSSIVGFFRQTVSYGQNRIDVVFDRIIFPDQSSVDLGSMQGADVSGNSGFKDKVNTHWWKIMGNALLVSAFSAGVQLSQNPNTLGSNNTGNNGYNAQQIVAAQVGMQTGQLGMQLAERGLNIPPTVTIRPGYKFNIMVRKDMVLPAYQDRWGNGDVHYITQKNN